The following proteins are encoded in a genomic region of Fusarium oxysporum f. sp. lycopersici 4287 chromosome 1, whole genome shotgun sequence:
- a CDS encoding small nuclear ribonucleoprotein D1 — translation MKLVRFLMKCANETVTIELKNGTIVHGTISSVSPQMNTALRTVKMTIKGQEPISLETMNIRGSTIRYFILPDSLPLDTLLIDDAPKPKNKARKEAERGGRGGRGRGGPRGRGRGGGRGRGGRP, via the exons ATGAAGCTGGTTCG TTTTCTTATGAAATGCGCCAACGAAACGGTGACAATTGAGTTGAAAAATG GAACCATTGTTCATGGCACTATTTCCTCAGTCTCTCCCCAGATGAACACCGCCCTCCGCACCGTCAAGATGACCATCAAGGGGCAGGAGCCCATCTCCCTCGAGACCATGAACATTCGAGGTTCTACAATCCGATATTTTATCCTGCCCGACTCTTTACCCCTCGACACACTGCTTATCGACGACGCACCTAAgcccaagaacaaggcaCGAAAGGAGGCCGAGCGGGGCGGACGGGGAGGACGAGGCAGAGGCGGTCCCAGGGGACGCGGGCGTGGTGGAGGCCGCGGTCGCGGAGGACGGCCTTAG
- a CDS encoding small nuclear ribonucleoprotein D1: MKCANETVTIELKNGTIVHGTISSVSPQMNTALRTVKMTIKGQEPISLETMNIRGSTIRYFILPDSLPLDTLLIDDAPKPKNKARKEAERGGRGGRGRGGPRGRGRGGGRGRGGRP; the protein is encoded by the exons ATGAAATGCGCCAACGAAACGGTGACAATTGAGTTGAAAAATG GAACCATTGTTCATGGCACTATTTCCTCAGTCTCTCCCCAGATGAACACCGCCCTCCGCACCGTCAAGATGACCATCAAGGGGCAGGAGCCCATCTCCCTCGAGACCATGAACATTCGAGGTTCTACAATCCGATATTTTATCCTGCCCGACTCTTTACCCCTCGACACACTGCTTATCGACGACGCACCTAAgcccaagaacaaggcaCGAAAGGAGGCCGAGCGGGGCGGACGGGGAGGACGAGGCAGAGGCGGTCCCAGGGGACGCGGGCGTGGTGGAGGCCGCGGTCGCGGAGGACGGCCTTAG